From a region of the Coffea arabica cultivar ET-39 chromosome 3e, Coffea Arabica ET-39 HiFi, whole genome shotgun sequence genome:
- the LOC140004586 gene encoding 1-aminocyclopropane-1-carboxylate oxidase homolog 10-like gives MSYNNNFDLHQAQEASWRDSIYVVMAPDPPEPEELPEVCRCVRNKGCNNSEFMMKLGHIMFELLSEALGLKPDHLKNIDCAKGLFILGHYYPPCPEPECTMGLRDHTDSGFLTILLQDQIGGLQVLHEDQWIDVPFLPGALIVNIADLLQGAGVYAIIPCFPQLPKNVDCKHYVLVTND, from the exons atgtCATATAACAACAATTTTGATCTACATCAAGCACAAGAAGCTAGCTGGAGAGACTCGATTTATGTTGTTATGGCTCCTGACCCCCCTGAGCCTGAAGAGTTGCCCGAAGTGTGCAGGTGCGTAAGGAATAAG GGATGTAATAATTCTGAGTTTATGATGAAGTTAGGGCATATTATGTTTGAATTGCTATCCGAGGCACTTGGTCTGAAGCCAGACCATCTGAAGAATATAGATTGTGCTAAAGGACTTTTCATCCTAGGTCATTACTATCCTCCATGCCCTGAACCAGAGTGCACCATGGGCTTAAGAGACCACACAGATAGTGGCTTCTTAACAATACTTTTGCAAGACCAAATAGGTGGCCTCCAAGTCCTCCATGAAGATCAATGGATAGATGTACCTTTCTTGCCTGGTGCTTTAATTGTCAACATTGCAGATCTTCTGCAG GGTGCTGGTGTTTACGCTATCATTCCTTGCTTTCCACAGTTGCCAAAGAATGTTGACTGTAAGCACTATGTG CTGGTCACCAATGATTAG
- the LOC113734261 gene encoding uncharacterized protein — translation MSSLEKSNSESPAGISLSPSPPSMLEGKINSYVDKLNGQSSSENSCANVGGNTGAASTEGTQTTSKFRDRPIPPLPPQPLKRMKVYPKSRSEIWFHFTRLESDRNKAACNYCGAEYACCSNKNGTSGLWNHFKGRCKKNPYKLLAGQTTLQKCSMEKPVMVDQVTPEKCGIKKGLRLAKQL, via the exons ATGAGTAGTCTGGAGAAGTCAAATTCTGAATCTCCCGCCGGTATCAGTCTCAGCCCCAGCCCCCCATCAATG TTGGAGGGAAAGATAAATAGCTACGTTGACAAACTGAATGGGCAGAGCAGTTCAGAGAATTCTTGTGCAAATGTTGGAGGAAATACTGGAGCTGCTTCAACTGAAGGTACTCAAACGACTTCAAAGTTCAGGGACAGGCCTATACCGCCTCTGCCTCCTCAACCCCTGAAAAGGATGAAGGTATATCCGAAAAGTAGGAGTGAGATATGGTTTCATTTCACTAGATTGGAATCTGATAGGAACAAGGCTGCTTGCAATTATTGTGGAGCTGAATATGCTTGTTGCTCTAACAAAAATGGAACCAGTGGTTTGTGGAATCATTTTAAGGGAAGATGTAAGAAGAATCCGTATAAACTTTTGGCTGGCCAAACAactctgcagaaatgtagcatGGAAAAGCCAGTAATGGTTGACCAAGTGACTCCGGAGAAGTGTGGGATAAAAAAAGGACTAAGGCTGGCCAAACAACTCTAG